From Mugil cephalus isolate CIBA_MC_2020 chromosome 4, CIBA_Mcephalus_1.1, whole genome shotgun sequence:
TGTTTAAgtcataattattataattatgacCAATATCTAACTCAGTGATTATGGTCTAAATAAATAGTAGCCTACACAAGGGTTATAGAATTTATTTGCAATGGCTAGTTTGTGACAGTTTGGACATCcagttaaaatgattaaatgagcTCATCTCATATTGTTATTTCTCAGTGTCTTAGTTACTAGATTGTACATGTGTTCACTTCAAAACTTCGGTCCAGTTCAAAATAAGAAGacattcatttgttatttttacaacacatttgctgtaatgtttaatttcttGTTAGTTTTTCAGCCTTTAAGAGATGAACGTGTCCTCTGCCAATGTGACCGTGGTTGTAGAGTACAGAGACTCCCTGGCCAAAGCTGTGGCCAAGAATGTGATCGTCGTGGCCCTCAGCATCTCCATCAATTACATCAATGCAGGACTCATTCAAACCTTCCGCAAACACCAGGTCTGATATTTCCTTGAATGTGTGCAACaactaaaaatactaaaattttcatgttatgaaaaaatatgctagaaataattatttgaattaGTGATCAGGTTTTTGGTCGTTGTTCTGATCTCGTCCAGTTTTACAAAGCAGGGTAAggaatataaattaaatgtatatcTGGCAGATTCATGAAATGAGCTTCTAGATCCCACAACTGGATAGTTTAACCTGAGAGTCGTGCTCTAAATAAAATTGCCATGCAACAGTGTTTATGAAACATGAATGAGACTTTCTCAGAAACCCCAGGAAACTGTAGCTCTGCTCACTTTACAACCCATTTGCAAGTATTGTTCCTCGAACTTGGATGGAAGTAAAGTAGtctttgaataaaaataaaactgaaataattttattttgtcaacaAAATCTGCTAGATGGGTGTGACAGTGCGATTGGTACCCTTAAGTTTTACCGTCATCCTTTTGCAAGGAACCCTGGTGTTATTTTAGTGAGTAACTTTAGGTTTGACAAGCAGATATCCTCTATAGTCAAGACAAGCTTCTTTCAATTAAGGCTGTTGTCAAAAGCAAAAGCATATCTCCCAAGTAACGTCTTTGAGAGATTAATTCATACCTTTATTACATCACATTTAGATTACTGTAATTCCTTGTTTGTTGACCTTGACCAGACAGCACTGCGCCATTTGCAGTTGTTCAAAATGCTGCTGCCTGCCTGCTGACTGGAAAGAAAAAGCGTGAACACATTACCCCTGTCCTTGCATCTGCCTCTTAATTTTAGGattcagtttaaagttttattaattGTTTCTAAATGTGTAAATGGTTTGCCACCACCTTATTTATCAGAGCTTTTACAGCTGCACACCACTGCCAGGGCACTTAGGTCGTCAAACCAGCTTCTCCTGGCAGTACCAGGTTCAGGCCGAGCCTTCTCAGTCACGGCTCCTAAGCTGGTGAACAGCCTACCTCTCCATGTTAGAGCTGCACAGTCTGTTGAGCATTTTAAAACACTCCTAAAAATCTTTTTTCCTTGGCGTTCACCCAGCTAAGCCAGtacttttctctccctctctctctctctctctctctctcactatctttttattctctttttttaaatctaaatttgttTTAAGTTGAATGATTATTATcccttgtcttgtttttgtttgttgtaatgtttatAATTAACTATATCATTCTTCTGCAACTGTACAGAACTTTGGTCAACTGaggttgttttaaatgtgctctataaataaactgtgacttGACTTCACTTGTACAAATGACCCATTATTAATCCTATCCAGTCATAAATTAATTATTGCAAATAAACCTTGGTTTCCTTCCCTTGTGCTTTTCTATCCATCCTCCAGATTTTCTACACAAACCCTCGGTATatcttgtttttccatctgGTGATCAATGACATGATGCAAGTGGCGCTGACTGTCATCCTATTCATCGCCAGCTACATCCTCTACAAGAtacatgtctccatgtgttgCATCATCATCATGCTTGCTCTGTTCACCACTGAAAACACTCCTCTGAACCTGGCCTGCATGGCAGTGGAGTGCTACATCGCCATCTGCTTCCCCTTTCGCCATGTTCAGATCTGCACCGTCAAAAGAACATTAATGCTGATTGGTTTAATCTGGGTAATCAGCATGTTATCTGTTCTTCCTGATCTCTTCGTCACCTTGGCTACACAGCCTCTTGATTTCTTTCACTCtcatgtgttttgcctcagggAAACTGTATTTCCAAATCCCCACATCATCAAGAAGAGGGACATTACATATATTGTATATCTGGTTATAGTTTGGTTTGTTATCTTTTATACTTACTTCAAGATTCTgttcactgcaaaaacagcgAGCAAAGATGCTAAAAAGGCCAGAAATACAATCATCATCCACGGGTTTCAGGTTTTGTTATGTATGGCTACATATGCAGATCCTCTGCTGAAACAGGCTCTCCTGCTATGGTTCCCTAAGAATTATTCAGATTCCCTCTTTGCCTGTTACATTATTATCCAGGTCCTGCCTCGATCCATTAGTCCAATCATCTATGGTATAAGAGATAAAACTTTCAGGAAGTACCTAAAAAAGTACCTCATATGTAAAGTTAGCCCACAGTAAGAATTAAGTCACATTGGACtttcaaaaaaatgaagacatgttggtttttatttagttcataaaatgatgacatggttgtttaatttgtgtgtggACATCTGAGTATCAAATCTCAGTTCTTTCTCTAGTTACATAAATagagaaatatatatttgctgTGTAAACTACTGGCCAGTGTCAATTATTCTCAGTACCAATAAACTCAAATGAACTTCTATTCCCATAACAttttttaatgagtttaaaGAAGTACATAAGCTGCAGATTTTCTTGTTAGTCTATGTGCTAAAATACTTTCACTTTATATTTCGGTATAAATCTCAGAAAAAGATTATGTAGATAAACCCTACcaatttgttttctgtattaaaTGTTCAACTTGACAGAGATGTGATgtaatgtgttaaatgttgaCCTCCAATATTTTCCATGTATATGTTTGTGCAATAGTGCTAAATATAGTACAGTTACACACCTACAGCCCACGTGGATTAGACACGTACACATGTGCACACGTCCAGTGAATCTTGACTTAGCACATATAAAGTCTGAGATCTCCTGGAACCGTACCATTGGCGTTT
This genomic window contains:
- the LOC125006312 gene encoding odorant receptor 131-2-like; this translates as MNVSSANVTVVVEYRDSLAKAVAKNVIVVALSISINYINAGLIQTFRKHQIFYTNPRYILFFHLVINDMMQVALTVILFIASYILYKIHVSMCCIIIMLALFTTENTPLNLACMAVECYIAICFPFRHVQICTVKRTLMLIGLIWVISMLSVLPDLFVTLATQPLDFFHSHVFCLRETVFPNPHIIKKRDITYIVYLVIVWFVIFYTYFKILFTAKTASKDAKKARNTIIIHGFQVLLCMATYADPLLKQALLLWFPKNYSDSLFACYIIIQVLPRSISPIIYGIRDKTFRKYLKKYLICKVSPQ